From the Mesorhizobium koreense genome, the window ATGCGGGTGGTCGTCGATTGCGCCAACGGCGCGGCCTACAAGGTGGCGCCGGCCGCACTTTGGGAACTCGGCGCCGAGGTCATCACCATCAATGGCGAGCCAAACGGCTTCAACATCAACAAGGATTGTGGCTCCACCAATCCGCTCAGCCTGTGCAAGAAGGTGCATGAGGTGCGCGCCGATATCGGCATCGCGCTCGACGGCGATGCCGACCGCATGGTGATCGTCGACGAGAACGGCACGGTGATCGACGGCGACCAGGTGATGGCGCTGATCGCCGAATCCTGGAACGAGAGCGGCAGGCTTGCCGGCGGCGGCATCGTCGCCACCGTCATGTCCAATCTCGGCCTGGAGCGCTTCCTGAACGACGCGGGGCTGACGCTGCTGCGCACCCAGGTCGGCGACCGCTATGTCGTCGAACACATGCGCCAGCACGGGCTGAATGTCGGTGGCGAGCAGTCCGGCCACATCATCCTCTCCGATTTCTCCACGACCGGCGACGGACTTGTCTCGGCGCTGCAGGTGCTCGCCTGCATCAAGCGCACCGGCCGGCCGGCGAGCGAGGTCTGCCGCAAGTTCGAGCCGGTGCCGCAGATGCTGAAGAATGTCCGCTTCTCCGGCGACAAGCCGCTGGAAAGCGCGCCGGTGAAGGCCGTCATCGAGGACGCGCGCAACCGGCTGGGCGATAGCGGCCGGCTGGTCATCCGCGCATCGGGAACCGAGCCGCTCATCCGCGTCATGGCGGAGGCCGACGACCGCTCGCTCGTCGAAGCCGTCGTCGACGATATCGTCGGGATCATCTCGGATACGCGCAGCGCCGCCTGAGACCAAACCCTACCGGGAACGCCGTCTTTTCACCGTCGGACCCGTCGGCGAGGGTCCTTCGCGCCGCTTTCGCGCGGGAGGATCGTGGTTAAAGATTAGGGTTAAGCCGAATTTAACTAAATAGGCTGCATTATCCCTTTCACGTTCAACCGAGGGTACGCCTTTCAGCCGGCGTCAAGGGGATGTGTCATGTTTGCAAAGTCGAAGTCGGCCTTGCTCGGAATTCTGTTTCTGGCCGGCATCTCGGCGCCAGCCGCCGCCGCCGATCTTTATGAGCCGCCGGTGGTTCCGGCGCCGGTCTATCAGCCCGTCGAGACAGGCGGCTGGTACATTCGCGGCGATGTCGACTATCACTGGTCGAAGCTGCGCGGCGCGAACTACATCACTTATGGCGGTGCCCCTTGCGGGGGCTGTACGCCTGGCAATGATTTCGATTCGACCAAACTCGACGGGTCATGGTCTCTCGGTATTGGTGCCGGCTACAACATCAATTCCTATCTGCGTACAGACCTGACCGCCGACTACTGGTTCAAGTCCGACTTCACCGGCAAATCGAGTAGCGCCGGTCCATGCGGTGGCGGTGCCGGGCCGTGCAGTTCGGTCGATAAATCGTCGATGAGCGCGCTACTGCTGCTTGCCAACGCCTATGTCGATCTGGGTACCTGGCACGGCGTCACGCCTTATCTCGGCGCGGGCATCGGCGGTGCGCACGTCAAATGGGATGATTTTAAGGGTACGGATTCGAGCGGAGCGACCTCTGTTGAAGACGGCGCTTCGGACTGGCGGTTCGCCTATGCGCTCATGGCCGGCGCTTCCTACTGCCTGACGCATAATCTCGACCTCGATATCGGCTATCGGTTCACGCATATCCAAGGTGGCAAGATATTCAAGTACACTGCCTCGTCGAATGTAGGACCGGGCTACGACGACGGCATGAACGTGCATGAGGTCCGCGCTGGCCTGCGCTACAATTTCGGCGGCAGCAATCGTGATGGCTGCGGCGAACAGATGGCCTATGTGCCGCCCGAGCCGGCGCCCGTCTACAAGTAATCAACCCGCAATTCTCCCGACATCCAACCGCCCGGCACATGCCGGGCGGTTTTCTTTGAGGCAATAAAATCAATTCTTTACGGGATGTTATCCTTAACCGCGACTTAACCACTATCGTTAATGATGCTCCTCACAAACAGGCTGGGGAGCTTTTGCCATGTCCCGCTTTTCGAAGATCATACTGTCGGCAGCCGCGCTGGCGCTCACGCCGCTCGCGCCCGCTCTTGCCGCGGATTACGAACCTCCGGTGGTAGTCAGCCCGCCCGACCAGTTCGTGCCGGTCGAGGTGGGAACCGGCTGGTACCTGCGCGGCGACATCGCCTACGGCGCCAACCATTCCTTCAAGAATGTCGATTTCGCCGCCACGCCCGTCCGCTACAGCGAGGACGAGACCACGTTTTCCGGAAGCATCGGCTTCGGCTATCACTTCACCGACTGGCTCCGGGCAGATCTCAATCTCGGCTATCTGCCGGGAAACAAGGTTTCGGGCAGCTACGACGACGGCGTCATAGATGCGGCCGCCAAGGTCACGAACAACGCGTGGTACGGCATGGCTAATGTCTATGCCGATCTCGGCACCTATGTTGGGATCACGCCCTATATCGGCGCCGGCGCCGGCCTCATCCGCAGCAACCCCCGGGTAAGCGGACACTATTACGACGCCGCAACTACCGTCGATTTCCACGACAGCTCGCCGAACTATTCCTTCGCTTACACACTGAATGCGGGCCTGAGCTACGCGGTGTCGAGCGATCTGTCCGTCGATCTCGGCTACCAGTATCTTTCCGCGCCAGATGCGGAGTGGGTGAGGCTCGAAAGCCCTTCCACCTACTCGACCCACAAGGGTATCAACTATCACCAAATTCGGCTCGGCCTTCGATACGATCTTTGGTAAGCTCCCGATCGATGAGGATTTTCAAGCGGCGGGCCAAGGTCCGCCGCCTTGTTTTGGACCAGACCGATCTCCGATATCCTCTCCGCGACGTAAACTTTTCTCTTGACGCCGCGCCCGTCCGTCCTTATCGCCGTCCGTGGGCCACCCCTCCCCAACGAGGGGCGTGCTATCTGGAAGGATAGGTAAATGACGACAGATGCGAAGCCCGGACTCCGTCCGGCCAATCCCCATTTTTCATCCGGTCCCTGCGCCAAACGTCCCGGCTGGACGGTCGAAGCCTTGCGTGACGCTGCGCTCGGCCGCTCGCACCGCGCCAAGCTCGGCAAGACCAAGCTCGAACGGGCGATCGAGCTAACCCGCGAAATCCTTCAGGTGCCCGCCAGCTACCGGATCGGCATCGTCCCGGCGTCCGACACCGGCGCGGTCGAGATGGCGCTCTGGTCGCTGCTCGGCGCCCGCGGCGTCGACATGGTCGCCTGGGAAAGCTTTGGCGCCGGCTGGGTTACGGATACGGTCAAGCAGCTAAAGCTTACCGACGCGCGTATCATCGAGGCGGCCTACGGCGAGCTGCCCGACCTCTCCAAAGTCGATTTCGACCGTGACGTGGTCTTCACCTGGAACGGCACCACCTCCGGCGTCCGCGTCCCGAACGCCGATTTCATACCCGCCGATCGCAAGGGGCTGACGATCTGCGACGCGACCTCGGCCGCCTTCGCCCAGCGTCTCGACTTCGCCAAGCTCGATGTCGTCACCTTCTCCTGGCAGAAGGCTTTGGGCGGCGAGGCCGCGCACGGGATGCTGATCCTGTCGCCGCGCGCCGTCGAGCGGCTGGAGAGCTACACGCCGGCATGGCCGCTGCCGAAGATCTTCCGCCTGACCAAAGGCGGCAAGCTGATCGAGGGCATCTTCAAGGGCGAGACCATCAACACGCCCTCCATGCTGTGCGTGGAGGATTATCTCGATACGCTCGATTGGGCGAAATCGATCGGTGGGCTGGATGGCCTCATCGCCCGCGCGGATGCCAATTTCGCCGTCATCGACCGATTCGTGGAAAAATCCGGCTGGCTCGGCCATCTCGCGGTCAGGGCCGAGACGCGCTCCAACACGTCGGTCTGCCTCTCGGTCGTCGATCCGGACGTTGCGATGCTCGACAAGGAGGCGCAGGCGGCCTTCGCCAAGGGCATGGTCGCCGCACTCGACAAGGAAGGCGTTGCCTACGACATCGGTTCTTATCGCGACGCACCGCCCGGCCTCAGGATCTGGTGCGGAGCGACCGTCGAGACGGCCGATCTGGAAGCGCTGATGCCCTGGCTCGACTGGGCCTACGCCAACCAGAAGGCGTCGCTCAAGGCAGCCGCCTGATCTCCCTGCGGTGTTCTCTTGAACATCCTCATTCGACCTCGCTCCGCCCGGCTGCCTTCTCCACAATGAAAGAAGGAGGGCACCTCCCTTCTCCCCTTGTGGGAGAAGGTGTTGCCGAAGGCGACGGATGAGAGGTCAGCAAACTGACAGGATTTGAAAAATGCCCCGTGTACTCGTTTCAGACCAGCTTTCGCCGACCGCCGTGCAGATCTTCAAGGATCGCGGCGTGGAGGTCGACTACGAACCCGATCTCGGCAAGGACAAGGAGAAGCTTCTTGCCGTCATCGACAAATATGACGGGCTCGCCATCCGCTCGGCCACCAAGGTGACCGAGAAGTTGATCGCCTCCGCGACGAATCTGAAGGTGATCGGCCGCGCCGGCATCGGCGTCGACAATGTCGACATACCGGCTGCCTCCCGCAAGGGCATCATCGTGATGAATACGCCTTTCGGCAATTCGATCACAACCGCCGAACACGCCGTCGCGATGATGTTCGCGGTGGCACGCCAGCTTCCCGAGGCCGACACTTCCACCCGCGCCGGCAAGTGGGAGAAGAACCGCTTCATGGGCGTGGAGATCACCGGCAAGACGCTCGGCGTGGTCGGCTGTGGCAATATCGGCTCGATCGTCGCCATGCGCGGCATCGGGCTCAAGATGCACGTCGTCGCGTACGATCCCTTCCTGTCGGAAGAGCGGGCCTCGCAGCTCGGTGTCGAGAAGCTGGAGCTGGATGATCTCTTCGCCCGCGCGGATTTCATCACGCTGCACACGCCGCTCACCGACAAGACCCGGCACATCATCGACAAGGCGGCGATCGCGAAGATGAAGAACGGCGTGCGCATCATCAACTGCGCGCGCGGCGGGCTGATCGTGGAGGCCGATCTGGTCGAAGCGTTGAAGTCGGGCAAGGTCGCCGGCGCCGGCATCGACGTGTTCGAGACCGAGCCGGCCACCGACAACGCGCTGTTCTCGCTGCCCAATGTCGTGTGCACGCCGCATCTGGGTGCCGCGACGACGGAGGCGCAGGAGAATGTCGCGCTGCAGATTGCCGAGCAGATGTCGGACTACCTCATCAAGGGCGCGGTCTCCAACGCCATCAACATGCCCTCGATCACGGCCGAGGAGGCGCCGCTCCTCAAACCCTTCATCAAGCTCGCAGAAGTGCTTGGCTCCTTCGTCGGTCAGGTCACCGAGGAGCCCATCCGCGAAGTCGAGATCCTGTTCGACGGCTCGACGGCGGCGATGAACACGCGCGCGCTGATCAGCGCGGCGCTCGCCGGCCTGATCCGGCCGCAGGTCGCCGATGTCAACATGGTCTCCGCGCCGATCATGGTGAAGGAGCGTGGCATCATCGTCGCGGAAGTGAAGCGCGACAAGTCCGGCGTCTTCGACGGCTATATCCGCCTGACGGTGAAGACGGCCAATCAGACCCGCGCCATCGCCGGCACCTGCTTCTCCGACGGCAAGCCGCGTTTCATCCAGATCAAGGGGATCAATCTCGACGCCGAGGTCGGCGAGCACATGCTCTACACGACCAACGCCGATGCGCCGGGCATCATCGGGCTGCTCGGCACCGTCTGCGGCCAAAACGGCGTCAACATCGCCAATTTTGCGCTCGGCCGCAATCGGCCCGGCGGCGATGCAATCGCGCTCCTCTATCTCGATGCGCCGTTCCCCGAACAGGTGCTCGCCAAGGTGCGCGCGCACGAGACGATCGATTCGGCCAAGCCGCTGAGGTTCGACGTGTCGATGATGTGAAGATCGAAGGGAAGCGCTAATCGCTTCCCGCCTTCTCCTTTGCGGGCATATGAGGTAAAACAGCGCGTAAGGAGCCTGTAAATGAAAATTCTCGTCGAAGCGCTCTGGGATGAAGAAGCGGGCGTCTGGACCGCTTCCGCCGCCGGTAATATCGGTCTTTTTACCGAGGCTGAGACGATCGAAAATCTTCAGCGCAAGCTGGCTGCCATGGTGCCCGAACTTTTGGCTGAAGACCATGACGGTCCATTTGAAATCGAGCTTGTTGCTCGAAGCCTTCAGACCATTGCCGCATAGAACCGCGAAGTGAATAATTTCGCACCGTTAACGAGGAAGCTTCTTGCGAAGGCGGGATGGCAACTTCTCCGGCAAGGCAAGGGGGATCACGAGATTTGGCACGATCCCACGACAGGTCGGAAAGTCACGGTCGATAGTTCGATTAAGTCCCGGCACACCGCGAATGCGATCTTGAAATTCGCCGGGTTGCCGAAAGCTTTCTGATCCGTGTCTTCTTCGCTTGTTCAGGCCGAGGTTCTTGCCGCGTGCTTGCGTCCGGAATTCTCGGCCAGCCAGATGCCGCCCAGCACGAGCACCATCGCCAGTGCATGATAGGACTGGAACTTTTCACCGACGAGCACGACCGCAAGCAGCGTGCCGAAGATCGGCACGAGGTTGATGAATAGCGACGCGCGGTTCGACCCTATCAGCTCATTGCCGCGAATGTACAATATCTGCGCGATCGCTGACGGGAACAGCGCGACGTAGAAGGCGATGGTCCATCCGGTGAGGTCGGGGTATATCGCCCGTCCTGTGCCGATCTCCCACCAGGCGAAGGGCAGCGCGGTGACGAAGGAGAAGAAGGAGAGCGCCAGCATCAGGCTCTTCCAGTGTATGTCCGGCTTGAAGCGCAGGAACACCGTGTAGCCGCTGTAGAGCACTACCGCGATCAGCATCATGCCGTCGCCGACATTGAGGCCGAGCGCCAGCAGTTGACGCGGATCGCCATGGCAGGCGGTGATGGCGACGCCCGCGATCGTCACGACCGCGCCGACAAGCTGCAGCCAGGTCGCACGCAGGCGGAAAAGAAGGAAATTGATGAGGATAACGAGCATAGGCATGCCCGCCTGTTCGATCGATACGTTGATCGCGGTGGTGTGGATGAGCGCCGTATAGAATAGCGCGTTGAAGAAGGTGAAGCCGCAAGTGCCGAGGAGAAAAAGCAGAAGCAGGTGGCGGCGCACCCTTGGCCAGTCGGCAAGGAACTGTTTCCAGCCGATAGCACCGAGCACGCCGAACGCCAGCACCCAGCGCAGCGTCACCAGGATCATCGGCGATATGTGGCCGACAGCGAGCTTCCCGGCTACCGAGTTGCCGGCCCAGAGGAACATCGTCA encodes:
- a CDS encoding outer membrane protein codes for the protein MFAKSKSALLGILFLAGISAPAAAADLYEPPVVPAPVYQPVETGGWYIRGDVDYHWSKLRGANYITYGGAPCGGCTPGNDFDSTKLDGSWSLGIGAGYNINSYLRTDLTADYWFKSDFTGKSSSAGPCGGGAGPCSSVDKSSMSALLLLANAYVDLGTWHGVTPYLGAGIGGAHVKWDDFKGTDSSGATSVEDGASDWRFAYALMAGASYCLTHNLDLDIGYRFTHIQGGKIFKYTASSNVGPGYDDGMNVHEVRAGLRYNFGGSNRDGCGEQMAYVPPEPAPVYK
- the serA gene encoding phosphoglycerate dehydrogenase, which translates into the protein MPRVLVSDQLSPTAVQIFKDRGVEVDYEPDLGKDKEKLLAVIDKYDGLAIRSATKVTEKLIASATNLKVIGRAGIGVDNVDIPAASRKGIIVMNTPFGNSITTAEHAVAMMFAVARQLPEADTSTRAGKWEKNRFMGVEITGKTLGVVGCGNIGSIVAMRGIGLKMHVVAYDPFLSEERASQLGVEKLELDDLFARADFITLHTPLTDKTRHIIDKAAIAKMKNGVRIINCARGGLIVEADLVEALKSGKVAGAGIDVFETEPATDNALFSLPNVVCTPHLGAATTEAQENVALQIAEQMSDYLIKGAVSNAINMPSITAEEAPLLKPFIKLAEVLGSFVGQVTEEPIREVEILFDGSTAAMNTRALISAALAGLIRPQVADVNMVSAPIMVKERGIIVAEVKRDKSGVFDGYIRLTVKTANQTRAIAGTCFSDGKPRFIQIKGINLDAEVGEHMLYTTNADAPGIIGLLGTVCGQNGVNIANFALGRNRPGGDAIALLYLDAPFPEQVLAKVRAHETIDSAKPLRFDVSMM
- a CDS encoding DUF1902 domain-containing protein encodes the protein MKILVEALWDEEAGVWTASAAGNIGLFTEAETIENLQRKLAAMVPELLAEDHDGPFEIELVARSLQTIAA
- a CDS encoding DMT family transporter, which codes for MQNRAYLYLLLTMFLWAGNSVAGKLAVGHISPMILVTLRWVLAFGVLGAIGWKQFLADWPRVRRHLLLLFLLGTCGFTFFNALFYTALIHTTAINVSIEQAGMPMLVILINFLLFRLRATWLQLVGAVVTIAGVAITACHGDPRQLLALGLNVGDGMMLIAVVLYSGYTVFLRFKPDIHWKSLMLALSFFSFVTALPFAWWEIGTGRAIYPDLTGWTIAFYVALFPSAIAQILYIRGNELIGSNRASLFINLVPIFGTLLAVVLVGEKFQSYHALAMVLVLGGIWLAENSGRKHAARTSA
- a CDS encoding type II toxin-antitoxin system HicA family toxin; this translates as MNNFAPLTRKLLAKAGWQLLRQGKGDHEIWHDPTTGRKVTVDSSIKSRHTANAILKFAGLPKAF
- a CDS encoding phosphoserine transaminase, translating into MTTDAKPGLRPANPHFSSGPCAKRPGWTVEALRDAALGRSHRAKLGKTKLERAIELTREILQVPASYRIGIVPASDTGAVEMALWSLLGARGVDMVAWESFGAGWVTDTVKQLKLTDARIIEAAYGELPDLSKVDFDRDVVFTWNGTTSGVRVPNADFIPADRKGLTICDATSAAFAQRLDFAKLDVVTFSWQKALGGEAAHGMLILSPRAVERLESYTPAWPLPKIFRLTKGGKLIEGIFKGETINTPSMLCVEDYLDTLDWAKSIGGLDGLIARADANFAVIDRFVEKSGWLGHLAVRAETRSNTSVCLSVVDPDVAMLDKEAQAAFAKGMVAALDKEGVAYDIGSYRDAPPGLRIWCGATVETADLEALMPWLDWAYANQKASLKAAA
- a CDS encoding outer membrane protein, with amino-acid sequence MSRFSKIILSAAALALTPLAPALAADYEPPVVVSPPDQFVPVEVGTGWYLRGDIAYGANHSFKNVDFAATPVRYSEDETTFSGSIGFGYHFTDWLRADLNLGYLPGNKVSGSYDDGVIDAAAKVTNNAWYGMANVYADLGTYVGITPYIGAGAGLIRSNPRVSGHYYDAATTVDFHDSSPNYSFAYTLNAGLSYAVSSDLSVDLGYQYLSAPDAEWVRLESPSTYSTHKGINYHQIRLGLRYDLW
- the glmM gene encoding phosphoglucosamine mutase, translating into MSKRYFGTDGIRGHANSFPMTPAIAMRVGMAAGMSFQRGTHRHRVVIGKDTRLSGYMIENALVAGFCSAGMDVFLLGPIPTPAVAMLSRSLRADIGVMISASHNPYQDNGIKLFGPDGYKLSDEIEERIEHLLENEDEISVADADSLGRAKRVDGVHDRYIEFAKRTLPRSMSLSGMRVVVDCANGAAYKVAPAALWELGAEVITINGEPNGFNINKDCGSTNPLSLCKKVHEVRADIGIALDGDADRMVIVDENGTVIDGDQVMALIAESWNESGRLAGGGIVATVMSNLGLERFLNDAGLTLLRTQVGDRYVVEHMRQHGLNVGGEQSGHIILSDFSTTGDGLVSALQVLACIKRTGRPASEVCRKFEPVPQMLKNVRFSGDKPLESAPVKAVIEDARNRLGDSGRLVIRASGTEPLIRVMAEADDRSLVEAVVDDIVGIISDTRSAA